The Mycobacteriales bacterium genome contains the following window.
GTCGTCGGCACCGACGCTCCTGCCGACAGCCGGCCGGTGAGCCAGTCGTGCGGCAGCACCACCCCCGTCGTACGCCGCGCCGAGTCCGGTTCGTGCTCGGCCAGCCAGCGCAGCTTGGTGACCGTAAAGCTCGCGAGCGGCACCGACCCGACGGCCTCCGCCCACTTCTCCGGCCCGCCGAACTCCTCGACCAGCGCGGTGGCGGCGGCCGCCGAGCGGGTGTCGTTCCACAACAGGGCCGGGCGGACGACCGCGCCGGACTCGTCGAGGGTGACCATGCCGTGCTGCTGACCACCCACCGCTATCGCGGCGACCTCGTCGAGCAGCCCGTCCGAGGCCTTGGTCCAGGCCTGCCACCACACCTCGGGGTCGATCTCGGTGGTGTCGAGGTGCGGTGCCGAGCCGCTGCGCAGCACCGCCCCGGTCTCGGCATCGCACACGAGCACCTTCGTGGACTGGGTCGAGCAGTCGACCCCGGCGACCAACGTCATGGCCGCCATCTTGCCGCGACCGCTCCGCAGCGGGCCAGCCAGTCACTGTCCACTGTGGACCAGGGAATCATCCGACGGCCGGAAAGGTCTGCTGCGCCTGCGCAATCAACTCGGCGACCCGCGCCTTCACGTACGCCGAGTCCTGCTCGGTCCCGCGGTCGTAGCGCACCTGCCAGAAGACCCCGTCCCGACCGGGCACCCGGCGTCCGACGACGCGCACTCCCCCGCCCGGCTCCAGCGGGAAGTGCTCGGAGTAGGCGACGCTGCGGGTGACCCTCGTCCGCACGACCGGCGGGAGTCCGCGTGGATCGGTCAGCTGCCACCGCAGCGGCGGGCCGTCCTCCACCACCTCGATGTCGGTGCCGGCGGCGGGAACGACCCCCATGTCGGTGGCGGGGATCACGGCGAACTCCGGGTCGCGCCAGGTCGCCTTGTCGACGCGGTGCCAGCCGAGCCGTCGGCGTCCGGCGGCCCGGTCCTCGACCGGTGGAACCGGGAGCCACAGCCCCTTCGGGGTCGCCGCGATCACCGCGTCTCCCTCGGCGGTGGCCCAGGCCAGCACGCGTTCGTCCCGGTCGAGTACGGCGACCACGTCGGCCGGCGGTTTGTCCCGGCGGAGCCATCTCATGCCCGACCCGCCCGCGATCGGCGCACTACTCGCCCATCCCCTGCTCCCGCAGGCCGCGGCGGTGCTGCTCGAGGGTGACCAACTCGCCGAACATCCGGCTGTACTCGTCGGCCCGCTCGACCGGGTTGATGCGCTGCACCCGCGACCGCAGCTGGGCGATGGTGCGGTCGACGGCGAGCTCCTGCAGCCGGGCGAGGTTGCGGACGACGTAACGCCCGTCCGGGTCACCGGAGGTGCGCAGACCCTCGACGGCGAGTTCCATCGCGACCGACCGGGTGACGTCGTCGGTGCACTTGTCCCGCACCTGCTCGACCCAGCCCGGTCCGATCGACGCGCCCTGCACCCCGCCGGCGGCGGCGATGGCCTCCCTGAGGGCGACGTAGACGGGGTGCGTGTAGGCGTCGGCGCCGACCGCGTCGAAGACCGGCCCGGCCAGGCCGGGGACCTGCATCGCGAGCTTCAGCGACTCGCGCTCGACCGCCAGCCGTGGGTCGTCGGCCCGGGGCCGCTCGACCGTCCCGACCGCGGCGGCGCTGCGCGTCGGCTTGCGGGCAGGCGCGGCCTTGCGGTTGGTCACCTCGGCGACCCGGCGCAGGATGAAGGCCTCGTCCAGCCAGCCGAGCCACCGGTCGAGCGCGACGGCGTAACGGTCGCGCAGGCCGCGGTCCTTGATGGCGGCGACGATCGGCGCCGCGGCGTCGAGCGCGGCGAGCCGTCCCTCCGTCGTGTCGAGGTCGAAGTCCTCGATACGGCTGCGGATCGCGAACTCGAACAGCGGCTGGCGCCGGGCGACCAGGTCGCGCACGGCCGCGTCGCCCTTGGCCTGACGCAACTCGCACGGATCGAGGCCGGACGGTTCGACCGCCACGAACGTCTGCGAGGTGAAGCGCTGCTCGTCGTCGAACGCGCGCAGCGCGGCCTTCCGCCCGGCCGCGTCGCCGTCGAAGGTGAAGATCACCTCGCCGCGGAACGAGTCGGAGTCCATCAGCAGCCGGCGCAGCACCGTGATGTGCTCGGACCCGAACGCGGTGCCGCAGGTCGCGATCGCGGTGGGTACGCCGGCCAGATGGCAGGCCATCACGTCGGTGTAACCCTCGACGACGACCGCCTGCCGCCGCCGGGCTATCTCCCGCTTGGCGAGGTCGACGCCGTAGAGCACCTCGCTCTTCTTGTAGAGCGGGGTCTCCGGGGTGTTGAGGTATTTCGGGCCGTCGTCGTCGTCGAAGAGCTTGCGAGCACCGAAGCCGACCACGTCGCCGGGCAGCGACCGGATCGGCCAGACGAGCCGGCGCCGGAAGCGGTCGATGTGCGAGCCGCTGCGCGCCTGCAGCGACAGTCCGGCGGTCACCAGTTCCCGCGTGGTGAAGCCGGCGGCGAGCAGGTGCTTGGTGAGCACGTCCCAGCCGCCGGGTGCGAAGCCGCAGCCGAACGTCTTGGCGGCGTCGGCGTCGAAGCCGCGGACGGCGAGGAACTCGCGGGCCGGCTTTCCGTCGGCGGCCGCGAGCTGCTCGGTGTAGAAGGCGGCGGCCGCCAGGTTGGCCGCCAGCATCCGGGCCCGCTCGCCGCCACCCGGCCGGGTCGGTGCCGAGCCGCCCCGCTCGTAACGCAGGGTCACCCCACCGCGGCCGGCCAGCCGCTCGACGGCCTCGAGGAAGTTGAGGTGCTCGAGCCGCTGGATGAAGTCGATCACGTCGCCGCTCGCGTCACAGCCGAAGCAGTGGTAGAGCCCGACGCTGGGCCGGACGTGGAACGACGGCGTCTTCTCCTCGTGGAACGGGCACAGCCCCTTCAGCGAGTCACCGCCGGCGCGACGCAGTGCGACGTACTCCCCGACCACGTCGGCGACCGGCGAACGGTCACGGACCGCCGCGATATCTGCGTCAGGGATACGGCCGGGCACGTCGGGAGTCTAGTCCCGCGGCTAGCCCGCCAGATCCTCCAGCGGCACCGACGGATCGGCCAGTCGCGCCCGGTCGACCGGCGCGCCGGACCGGATCGCCGCGACGATCGGATCGGTGACGTCCCAGATGTTGACGTTCATGCCGGCGAGGAGCTTGCCGCCGCCGACCCAGAAGGCGAGGAACTCGCGGCCCTTCACGTCGCCGCGGAACACCACCTCGTCGTAACCCTCCGGCCCGACGTAGCCGGAGTACTCCATGCCCAGGTCGTACTGGTCGGAGAAGAAGTAGGGGATTTTGTCGAAGGTCACCGGCTGGCCGAGCATCGACTTGGCGGCCGCGGGGCCGCCGTCGAGCGCGTTGGCCCAGTGCTCGACCCGGACCGGGTCGGCGTAGAGCGGGTGGTCGGCGCGGGCGACGTCGCCGGCGGCGTAGACGTCCGGGTCGGCGGTGCGCAGTGCCGCGTCGACGCGGACGCCGTTGTCGACCGTCAGCCCGGCCGCCTCGGCCAGCTCGGTCGCCGGCCGGATGCCGACGCCGGCGACGACGACGTCGGCCGGCAGTTCGGTGCCGTCGTCGAGCACAACGGTCTCGACCGATCCCGAGCCGCGGATCTCGCGAACGCCGGACTTCAGGTGGAAATCGACCTCGTGCTCGCGGTGCAGGTCGGCGAAGACCTGGGCGACCTCGTCGCCCAGCACCCGGCGCAACGGGAGGGTGTCCATCTCGACGAGGCTCACCGCGGCGCCGCGGGTCCGGGCCGCCGCGGCGATCTCCAGGCCGATCCACCCGCCGCCGATGATCACGACCCGGCTGTCCGGCTTGATGTCGGCGTTGATCCGGTC
Protein-coding sequences here:
- a CDS encoding FAD-dependent oxidoreductase, with the protein product MPKDAVFVIVGASLAGAKAAQTLRDEGFDGRVVLIGEETERPYERPPLSKDLLLGNAERDSVYVHEAGWYERNNVELRLGTRVTALDTGAHEVELDGGERLHYDKLLLTTGSIVRTLPVPGGDLAGVHYLRRLADSDRINADIKPDSRVVIIGGGWIGLEIAAAARTRGAAVSLVEMDTLPLRRVLGDEVAQVFADLHREHEVDFHLKSGVREIRGSGSVETVVLDDGTELPADVVVAGVGIRPATELAEAAGLTVDNGVRVDAALRTADPDVYAAGDVARADHPLYADPVRVEHWANALDGGPAAAKSMLGQPVTFDKIPYFFSDQYDLGMEYSGYVGPEGYDEVVFRGDVKGREFLAFWVGGGKLLAGMNVNIWDVTDPIVAAIRSGAPVDRARLADPSVPLEDLAG
- the dnaG gene encoding DNA primase, which gives rise to MPGRIPDADIAAVRDRSPVADVVGEYVALRRAGGDSLKGLCPFHEEKTPSFHVRPSVGLYHCFGCDASGDVIDFIQRLEHLNFLEAVERLAGRGGVTLRYERGGSAPTRPGGGERARMLAANLAAAAFYTEQLAAADGKPAREFLAVRGFDADAAKTFGCGFAPGGWDVLTKHLLAAGFTTRELVTAGLSLQARSGSHIDRFRRRLVWPIRSLPGDVVGFGARKLFDDDDGPKYLNTPETPLYKKSEVLYGVDLAKREIARRRQAVVVEGYTDVMACHLAGVPTAIATCGTAFGSEHITVLRRLLMDSDSFRGEVIFTFDGDAAGRKAALRAFDDEQRFTSQTFVAVEPSGLDPCELRQAKGDAAVRDLVARRQPLFEFAIRSRIEDFDLDTTEGRLAALDAAAPIVAAIKDRGLRDRYAVALDRWLGWLDEAFILRRVAEVTNRKAAPARKPTRSAAAVGTVERPRADDPRLAVERESLKLAMQVPGLAGPVFDAVGADAYTHPVYVALREAIAAAGGVQGASIGPGWVEQVRDKCTDDVTRSVAMELAVEGLRTSGDPDGRYVVRNLARLQELAVDRTIAQLRSRVQRINPVERADEYSRMFGELVTLEQHRRGLREQGMGE